The following nucleotide sequence is from Acidovorax radicis.
CGTCTTGTGTGCCTAGGTGAAATGCGCCGAACTCTTTGTCGAGGTCTGGCAGGAAGTACCGCCAAGAAGTCGTTTCACTCAAGAAATGCGCGAGCCGCACCATCGCCATTGTGTCGAGCGTGCAATATTCGCGCAGCCCCTCTGTCAGCAGCTCGCGGCGCGCTGCTGTGGTTGCTGGGTGCACAATTTCTGCATACGCAGTCTGGGCTGCGGTACCGTTGCTCACCGCAATTTGTCCGTAGTCCAAATCAGGGACGACGGTAGGCAGCACCGCTTTGATAGACCACGACCCACGCATATGGGGGTGGTAGTAGCTCTCCCGCGTAAGTGGGAGCAAATCAATGACCCGGTCGTTGATGGCTTCCAGCCGTTCCGCCAAGTCTGGGTACAAGGCCGCCAGCTCAGCAATGCGGCTTTTCTCAAACGCCTGGAAGTACACAAGGATCGGGCCGGTGTCGCCCACCACGTTCACCAGGCTTTGCGCGAATGGTCGGCGCGGGTCATCGCCCGTCACGTCAAGGAACATGGCGTGCTGCAGTTCTCCTGATTCCTCTTCGGTGTGACAAGACCACTGAAACGGCACCTGCGTGCGGTGGGGGCTCGTGTTCGCCCAGCGTGGCACAGCCAGCTTGATGGTCTCGAAATCCAGGTAATAGCGTGGATAGGGCAGGGCTTCCAACACACGGGCTGCTGCGTCGGAAAGCCACATTTGACCAGTGCGGCTGCACTCCTGTACTCGCAACTGAACCTCGTTCAAGTGCTCCTCGGGCACCAGCAAAGCGTCGAAAACCCCTTGTGCTCGCAGCTCGTCTTTGAGTGCGGATCGCATGCGCGGAAGCACGTCCAGTGTGTAGTCGGGCTCAGGCGTTTCCTCTGTGGCGGATACGCTGCAGTGCGATTTGAAAGGGCACTCCACAGGATCATCGCATTGCGCGCCAGTGGCAGTGGCGGGCTCAGTCCCCTGCAGTACCAGGCGTGCTTGATCAACCCAGTGGACCACGCTTTCCAACATCGGCCCAATGTCCGTATGCAACGGTGCATGTTGCAACAGCCCTTGATAGTCGCCATTGCCTTGGTAAACAAAGTCTGTGTTGATGTGGGCGAGTTCGACGGCACTGAGCGAAACGCCGTTTTGTCGAATAACCCAAGCTTGCAAGGCGCAGTCGTCCAGGTGGTAGGGCTTGACGCTTGCAGAAGACTTCACCTCGACCATTCGGTAGCCTGCGGGCGAAGGCAGCAGGAGATCGGCCTGCACCAAGACGTTGTCGTGCTGAAAAGTCGCTTCGTACAGAGGGCGGTCGGGGAATTGCTGCATGGCGCTGCGCGTTGCGTCCAGTGCCGACTGCAAATCGGCTTCGCCTTCAATGAGAACGCCGTTCGGAAACAGTGAACGAGCCGCCTCTGCGACTTCATAGCCAATTTGGTGTCCGCGTTCCGCTTCTTCGGACGCATCCAGCAGATCAGGCCGATGCACTTGCAGCCATAGCTTGCGCGGGCACTGCCGCCAGGCAGCGATACGGGACTTGGACAGGCCAGGAGTTTTCATCGTTGTAGGCAAGTAGGTGCTGATCTGCGTGTTTGCTGTACTACAGCGTGCGTTTGAGCGAGCCCGTGCGTATGTCGTACACACGCACCTTGCCGTCACCGCAGGTGACTGCCGCCAGATCGCTGGTGATGTTGACGGACTTGGCGCCCTTGTAGCTGGCACAGCCAAACGTGCGCTTGGTGCTGTTGGTGCGGATTTCAACGATCTTGACGTTGGTGCCTTCGATCTTTGCTGCGTAGGTCATAGGGCTTCGGTTCTTTCATCACAAGTCGGATTTAGCCGTTAGGGAGCGCGTCATCAGAAGGGCAGTACAACGCGCTCATCCGTTCTTGAAAGGGTGCGAAGAAAGTCCAAAGCTCCTGAGCCAAGCGCTGGGCATTCGGATGCGTGGGGTCACGGTTGTCTTCGTGGAGAAAAAGGAGTCCTTCGGTTGATCCTGCAACGGCGGAACCTGCTTCTCTGGCGGGACCGGAAAGGCTTGTCCAACAAAGCCACCACGAGTCCGATTTGCCTGCCAGCTTTTGCGTCATTTCAACGCGCAAAGCGTCGTCTGCAAAGCCTTGGTTTTCATACGCCTTGCGCCAGCCGCCAATGAGCGTGCCATTCCATGCTTCTGCCACGCATTTGCTGTGGTCGCCGAAGGCACCGTCTATTCCGATGCCAAAGAGGAGACCGTTGTCAGCCTCAAGTCTGGCCACCCATGGCTTTTGATAGAGGCTGGCTGCCTGCAGCCTTTGGTTCAGAAGTTCGACAACATGAAGCGCAAAGTCCCTAGGAATGGCTTTCTTTTTCTCTTCCAACTGTTCGGCCAGCATAAATGCAGCTTCCAGTTGCGCAGGGCTCTCCAGCAGTTCTTGGATTTCAGGATTGGGTTTGGTCACGGGTGCACTTCCTATAGCAATGCTTCTGCAAAGATGGGTGTATTGAGATACGGATTGGATCAGTGGAAGGGCCGTGGCAGGGCAAGCGGCAGCCCCTTGCTCCAGCACGTTTGCTAAGTCCGCGTAGGACATGCACACCACGATGTCGCGCGCTGCCGCAGTTGTCCCCGCTCTGCCGTCTGGGGTCAGAAAAATGAGCGCCGCCTGCTCTGCAGCACGTCCTGGACGTGATCGAAGCCACTGCCAATACCTGCTCAGTTGCCTGTCTTGCTCGCCTGCATACACCTTGTTTTCAATGGCGATGGTGGTGCCGTCCGGCAATTCGATGACAAGGTCAACCCGCCCGTATTCACCAGCATCCTGCTCTGTGGTGATCTTTGCATTAGCTCGGTGCGATGCCCTGCTCAGGTACGCGCTGATGGACTCGCGAACAGCGGATGAAAGATCAATCTGCAATGCGGCCCACTTCAACAAGCCGCGCAAGAACGCATCGCCCTGGTCGTGTTCACTGCTCGGGTTGAAGAGGTAGCCAATAAAGCGGGAATGGTAGTTTTCCTTGTGAGCAACGCCCAGCGCCTCAAATATGTTGTGGCGCTCACCGGTCAGCCGCCGTCGAACCTTTTCTGTCAGCACCAAATCATGCACAAGAGGGTGCTGCAGCAGTTCGCGTGCTCTACGGGTCTCTTGTGCTTTCTGGCGTCCTTGCAGCGCTATGACTTCGTTCAGGATGTCCCGCACTGGATGGAGCTGTGCGCCGGTGATCGCTGCCAGGTCAGGGTTTAACGGGGGGATCATTGCAGGCTTTCTGTTTCTACTGGCGTGTCATACCGCTTACAGGCGTCTCGCAGCGATTGCGCGATTTCTTCACGCAAAGTCATGGGTTCCAGAACTTCAATGCCAGCCCCTTGCGACAAAATCCACCAGCGCAGCTCCCAACTGTCTTGCACTGTGGCATGGAA
It contains:
- a CDS encoding DUF2779 domain-containing protein, which produces MKTPGLSKSRIAAWRQCPRKLWLQVHRPDLLDASEEAERGHQIGYEVAEAARSLFPNGVLIEGEADLQSALDATRSAMQQFPDRPLYEATFQHDNVLVQADLLLPSPAGYRMVEVKSSASVKPYHLDDCALQAWVIRQNGVSLSAVELAHINTDFVYQGNGDYQGLLQHAPLHTDIGPMLESVVHWVDQARLVLQGTEPATATGAQCDDPVECPFKSHCSVSATEETPEPDYTLDVLPRMRSALKDELRAQGVFDALLVPEEHLNEVQLRVQECSRTGQMWLSDAAARVLEALPYPRYYLDFETIKLAVPRWANTSPHRTQVPFQWSCHTEEESGELQHAMFLDVTGDDPRRPFAQSLVNVVGDTGPILVYFQAFEKSRIAELAALYPDLAERLEAINDRVIDLLPLTRESYYHPHMRGSWSIKAVLPTVVPDLDYGQIAVSNGTAAQTAYAEIVHPATTAARRELLTEGLREYCTLDTMAMVRLAHFLSETTSWRYFLPDLDKEFGAFHLGTQDGALLHRAAELLRERCRLADNRVITDPIAWLQRKLRTGYLRTQALVAELEAFSVLSPAAQRTQAEF
- a CDS encoding PD-(D/E)XK nuclease family protein, translated to MIPPLNPDLAAITGAQLHPVRDILNEVIALQGRQKAQETRRARELLQHPLVHDLVLTEKVRRRLTGERHNIFEALGVAHKENYHSRFIGYLFNPSSEHDQGDAFLRGLLKWAALQIDLSSAVRESISAYLSRASHRANAKITTEQDAGEYGRVDLVIELPDGTTIAIENKVYAGEQDRQLSRYWQWLRSRPGRAAEQAALIFLTPDGRAGTTAAARDIVVCMSYADLANVLEQGAAACPATALPLIQSVSQYTHLCRSIAIGSAPVTKPNPEIQELLESPAQLEAAFMLAEQLEEKKKAIPRDFALHVVELLNQRLQAASLYQKPWVARLEADNGLLFGIGIDGAFGDHSKCVAEAWNGTLIGGWRKAYENQGFADDALRVEMTQKLAGKSDSWWLCWTSLSGPAREAGSAVAGSTEGLLFLHEDNRDPTHPNAQRLAQELWTFFAPFQERMSALYCPSDDALPNG